One genomic window of Candidatus Eisenbacteria bacterium includes the following:
- a CDS encoding DUF2306 domain-containing protein, translating to MPDTTSDFGRPPGRGAARRAGFTALAFLSLGVAAYALVAYSLLPLGAAVHPAMRPSFTAQRAAVYAHVFAAMFALALGPFQFVSRLRARRPALHRLTGRLYLAIGVLAGGLSGLYLALHAFGGPVSRLGFGGLAFGWLFTGYRAFRAVRARDFATHRRWMVRNYALSFAAVTLRLWIPLSVVSGLPFETAYPAIAWLCWVPNLLVAERFFNRPGGPAGLRAAEPAA from the coding sequence ATGCCGGACACGACCTCGGACTTCGGCCGGCCACCCGGGCGCGGCGCGGCTCGTCGCGCCGGCTTCACCGCGCTCGCGTTCCTTTCGCTCGGGGTCGCGGCCTACGCGCTCGTCGCCTACTCGCTCCTCCCGCTCGGCGCCGCCGTTCATCCGGCCATGCGTCCGTCGTTCACGGCGCAGCGCGCGGCGGTCTACGCGCACGTCTTCGCCGCGATGTTCGCGCTCGCGCTCGGCCCCTTCCAGTTCGTGAGCAGGCTGCGCGCGCGGCGGCCGGCACTGCACCGGCTGACGGGCCGCCTGTACCTCGCGATCGGGGTGCTGGCGGGCGGACTCTCGGGCCTTTACCTGGCGCTGCACGCGTTCGGCGGCCCGGTCTCGCGGCTCGGCTTCGGCGGCCTCGCGTTCGGCTGGCTCTTCACCGGGTATCGGGCCTTCCGCGCGGTGCGCGCGCGCGACTTCGCCACGCACCGCCGGTGGATGGTGCGCAACTACGCGCTGTCGTTCGCGGCCGTGACGCTGAGGCTGTGGATTCCGCTGTCCGTCGTCTCGGGCCTGCCCTTCGAGACGGCCTACCCCGCCATCGCCTGGCTCTGCTGGGTGCCGAACCTGCTCGTCGCGGAGAGGTTCTTCAACCGCCCGGGCGGCCCCGCGGGACTGCGCGCGGCGGAGCCCGCCGCGTGA
- a CDS encoding metallophosphoesterase — protein MALARFLQVSDLHLGKPFAWLPADRREDRRRDQQRALEQAIAQAIERGAHAILVPGDLFDSVNVEAGLLTFAVKAFAVAGCPPVFISPGNHDPASATNAAWSQRLLQARGIAWPAHVHVFDTPSWTAATVPRLQGVRVWGRGFAANVESAERPLAKEALREVTGTNPLGFEIAVFHGSREGFCPPGQKVTAPFSDPEIAASPFVYHAVGHYHTLQRLEQPLAEGVNSAGARLAYAGSGVSLDLTETGIHGALEVRIEYGHRMPFIEVEPIELDRRRVYDLNVDVTGSASADAIDRRVLKALDLAGAGELDLVTVRIAGRLSAGVRWSGPGSDLRDRTFHGRFDTTGVRPDYDLASYRGSEAKTTEERFARELLSRMDAESDPARRAMLERALYHGLDAFKLREVAPAWDEVAK, from the coding sequence ATGGCCCTCGCGCGATTCCTGCAGGTTTCGGACCTGCACCTCGGGAAGCCCTTTGCCTGGCTGCCCGCCGACCGGCGCGAGGACCGCCGCCGCGACCAGCAGCGGGCGCTCGAGCAGGCGATCGCGCAGGCGATCGAGCGGGGCGCGCACGCCATCCTCGTGCCCGGCGACCTGTTCGACTCCGTCAACGTCGAAGCCGGGCTGCTGACCTTCGCGGTCAAGGCGTTCGCGGTCGCCGGCTGCCCGCCGGTCTTCATCTCGCCCGGCAACCACGACCCGGCGAGCGCGACGAACGCGGCCTGGAGCCAGCGGCTGCTGCAGGCGCGCGGCATCGCCTGGCCGGCGCACGTGCACGTCTTCGACACGCCGTCCTGGACGGCGGCGACGGTGCCGAGGCTGCAGGGCGTGCGCGTCTGGGGGCGCGGCTTCGCGGCCAACGTCGAGAGCGCCGAGCGGCCGCTCGCGAAGGAGGCGCTCCGCGAGGTGACCGGAACCAACCCGCTCGGTTTCGAGATCGCCGTCTTTCACGGCTCGCGCGAGGGCTTCTGCCCGCCGGGACAGAAGGTGACCGCGCCGTTTTCCGACCCCGAGATCGCCGCCTCGCCGTTCGTCTACCACGCCGTCGGCCACTACCACACGCTCCAGCGTCTCGAGCAGCCGCTCGCCGAGGGCGTCAACTCCGCCGGCGCGCGCCTGGCCTACGCCGGCTCGGGCGTCTCGCTCGACCTGACCGAGACCGGCATCCACGGCGCGCTCGAGGTGCGGATCGAGTACGGCCACCGCATGCCGTTCATCGAGGTCGAGCCGATCGAGCTGGACCGCCGCCGCGTGTACGACCTGAACGTGGACGTGACCGGCTCGGCGAGCGCGGATGCGATCGACCGCCGGGTCCTGAAGGCGCTCGACCTGGCGGGCGCGGGCGAGCTGGACCTGGTGACCGTGCGCATCGCCGGCCGGCTCTCGGCGGGCGTGCGCTGGTCCGGCCCGGGCTCCGACCTGCGCGACCGCACGTTCCACGGGCGCTTCGACACCACCGGCGTCCGGCCCGACTACGACCTCGCCTCGTATCGCGGCTCGGAGGCGAAGACGACCGAGGAGCGGTTCGCGCGCGAGCTGCTCTCGCGGATGGACGCCGAGTCCGATCCGGCGCGCCGCGCGATGCTCGAGCGCGCGCTCTACCACGGCCTCGACGCCTTCAAGCTGCGCGAGGTCGCCCCGGCCTGGGACGAGGTCGCGAAGTGA
- a CDS encoding AAA family ATPase, which produces MKILRLKVAGFGPLRGEWNFSTVKANVVVDDNERGKTSMLAAIAAALYGLEDDKRSHRVLTPLERWRPWTSGPYGVEMDLDVLGRRYRIVRDFERGTVAVFDGAGHEVTAEFLEGRDQYPVGRRLLGVDSAEFEKCSFLRQGEMDGVVPGDERARRASTLRARLENAADTHIGDTNASEAMRVLEEALRRYESPELESTLTVDVALDRLEAKRRLVESELHDLDHQLVLAQVPLESLAQMAEDENGLKDQLRRLEAERHAGMAAEIRRQIEDNDRGREELRRLEAEAAELEAVAQMPANIETELRETVARFEEGQRNLQTFETRRREEWTAEREQIDAVLAERRAYDSFSEEDARRCDALAVELRRVAVEDAHQRNQVFVLRDQLAAQGYEPERIQFLRGRFSSMPEEQQRLLRQQTDSSLQFQTEVAQLEQERTGATEALRALDAHRSARRVPGWFSLALGLGGVIAGGVAFALKSAPLVWGALFGAGGVVALAGVAMLAIGGRAQAAERDAALRRLAEAQRRLNQLRTQRGENEAGLAEMARLMGYRDAVDLMRHWSEFARLQEDSSPLLRAQEQLAQAESQRQAVFEESRQLLRAAPGSAPTPELLEKAAYEARLAINARKRLDQLDRNWELVERERRVDEAAVAGLRERAVRILQSAGLTYDPEKSWSENVDALARRSGDRLRWTILSEELIPAARKRLLPELEIEQRRQRIAMLEAGREHITSPRQPDEIEVEARQCRARLEETQQRRGDLRLEVEEVWRRHTQLRPELESQLERLARALARAKTFKESVELARATIQKVATDTHRKWADFLNARVGELLTGFGAQVNQLRFGEDLDFSVQLEGGPLVSRGKAHLQLSAGARDQLYFAVRLAVSEFLSRGGEPLPLLLDDAFATSDDARLQAGMKTLVEGLAGGHQVILVTCHRGRYMDLKRLDPELYRERVNWLDVGAGTPASA; this is translated from the coding sequence GTGAAGATCCTGCGCCTCAAGGTCGCAGGCTTCGGCCCGCTGCGCGGCGAGTGGAACTTCTCGACCGTCAAGGCCAACGTGGTCGTGGACGACAACGAGCGCGGCAAGACCTCGATGCTCGCCGCGATCGCGGCCGCGCTCTACGGGCTCGAGGACGACAAGCGCTCCCACCGCGTGCTCACCCCGCTCGAGCGCTGGCGGCCGTGGACGAGCGGGCCCTACGGCGTCGAGATGGATCTGGACGTCCTCGGGCGGCGCTATCGCATCGTGCGCGACTTCGAGCGCGGAACCGTCGCGGTCTTCGACGGCGCCGGCCACGAGGTCACCGCCGAGTTCCTCGAGGGCAGGGACCAGTACCCGGTCGGACGCAGGCTGCTCGGCGTGGATTCGGCCGAGTTCGAGAAGTGCTCGTTCCTGCGTCAGGGCGAAATGGACGGCGTCGTGCCCGGCGACGAAAGGGCCCGCCGCGCCTCGACGCTGCGCGCCCGGCTCGAGAACGCCGCCGACACGCACATCGGCGACACCAACGCTTCCGAGGCGATGCGCGTGCTCGAGGAGGCGCTGCGCCGCTACGAGTCGCCGGAGCTCGAATCCACGCTGACGGTGGACGTGGCGCTCGACCGCCTCGAGGCGAAGCGCCGGCTGGTCGAGAGCGAGCTGCACGACCTCGACCACCAGCTGGTGCTGGCCCAGGTCCCGCTCGAGTCGCTGGCGCAGATGGCCGAGGACGAGAACGGCCTCAAGGACCAGCTCCGCCGGCTCGAGGCCGAGCGCCACGCCGGCATGGCCGCCGAGATCCGCCGCCAGATCGAGGACAACGATCGCGGCCGCGAGGAGCTGCGCCGGCTCGAGGCCGAGGCCGCCGAGCTCGAGGCCGTCGCGCAGATGCCGGCCAACATCGAGACCGAGCTGCGCGAGACGGTCGCGCGCTTCGAGGAGGGCCAGCGCAACCTGCAGACGTTCGAGACCCGCCGCCGCGAGGAGTGGACCGCCGAGCGCGAGCAGATCGACGCGGTGCTGGCCGAACGGCGCGCCTACGACAGCTTCAGCGAGGAGGACGCGCGCCGCTGCGACGCGCTCGCCGTCGAGCTGCGCCGCGTGGCGGTCGAGGACGCGCACCAGCGCAACCAGGTGTTCGTCCTTCGCGACCAGCTCGCGGCGCAGGGCTACGAGCCCGAACGCATCCAGTTCCTGCGCGGGCGCTTCAGCTCGATGCCCGAGGAGCAGCAGCGGCTGCTGCGCCAGCAGACCGACTCGAGCCTGCAGTTCCAGACCGAGGTCGCGCAGCTCGAGCAGGAACGCACCGGGGCGACCGAAGCGCTGCGCGCGCTCGACGCGCACCGCAGCGCCCGCCGCGTGCCCGGCTGGTTCTCGCTCGCTCTCGGCCTGGGCGGCGTGATCGCCGGCGGCGTGGCGTTCGCGCTCAAGTCCGCGCCGCTCGTGTGGGGCGCGCTGTTCGGCGCGGGCGGCGTGGTGGCGCTCGCGGGCGTCGCGATGCTCGCGATCGGCGGGCGCGCGCAGGCGGCCGAGCGCGACGCGGCCCTGCGCCGGCTGGCCGAAGCGCAGCGGCGGTTGAACCAGCTGCGCACTCAGCGCGGCGAGAACGAGGCCGGGCTCGCCGAGATGGCGCGGCTGATGGGCTACCGCGACGCCGTGGACCTGATGCGGCACTGGAGCGAGTTCGCCCGCCTGCAGGAGGACAGCTCGCCGCTGCTGCGCGCGCAGGAGCAGCTCGCGCAGGCGGAGTCGCAGCGGCAGGCCGTGTTCGAGGAGTCGAGGCAGCTCCTGCGCGCGGCCCCCGGCTCGGCGCCCACGCCCGAGCTGCTCGAGAAGGCGGCCTACGAGGCGCGCCTGGCCATCAACGCGCGCAAGCGGCTCGATCAGCTCGACCGCAACTGGGAGCTGGTCGAACGCGAGCGCCGCGTGGACGAGGCCGCGGTCGCGGGCCTGCGCGAGCGCGCGGTGCGCATCCTGCAGAGCGCCGGACTCACGTACGACCCCGAGAAATCGTGGAGCGAGAACGTGGACGCGCTCGCCCGGCGCTCGGGGGACCGGCTGCGCTGGACGATCCTTTCCGAGGAGCTGATTCCGGCCGCCCGCAAGCGCCTGCTGCCGGAACTCGAGATCGAGCAGCGACGCCAGAGGATCGCGATGCTCGAAGCGGGCCGCGAGCACATCACCTCGCCGCGCCAGCCGGACGAGATCGAGGTCGAGGCCCGGCAGTGCCGCGCGCGGCTCGAAGAGACCCAGCAGCGGCGCGGGGACCTGCGGCTCGAGGTCGAGGAAGTCTGGCGGCGGCACACGCAGCTGCGTCCCGAGCTCGAATCGCAGCTCGAGCGGCTCGCCCGCGCGCTCGCCCGCGCGAAGACCTTCAAGGAGAGCGTCGAGCTCGCCCGCGCGACCATCCAGAAGGTGGCGACCGACACGCATCGCAAGTGGGCCGACTTCCTCAATGCCCGCGTCGGCGAGCTGCTCACGGGCTTCGGCGCGCAGGTGAACCAGCTTCGCTTCGGCGAAGACCTCGACTTCTCGGTCCAGCTCGAGGGCGGGCCGCTGGTCTCGCGCGGCAAGGCCCACCTGCAGCTTTCGGCCGGCGCGCGCGACCAGCTCTACTTCGCGGTCCGCCTGGCGGTGAGCGAGTTCCTTTCGCGCGGCGGTGAGCCGCTGCCGCTGCTGCTCGACGACGCGTTCGCGACGAGCGACGACGCGCGGCTTCAGGCCGGCATGAAGACGCTGGTCGAGGGCCTCGCGGGCGGACACCAGGTGATCCTCGTGACCTGCCACCGGGGCCGCTACATGGACCTGAAGCGCCTCGACCCCGAGCTCTACCGGGAGCGCGTGAACTGGCTGGACGTCGGCGCCGGCACGCCGGCCTCCGCCTGA